The Salvelinus namaycush isolate Seneca chromosome 11, SaNama_1.0, whole genome shotgun sequence DNA window TCAAGTTCCTCATAAGTTATTTAATTTACTCTGtcgcctaataaactgcatggtttcctgcgTCGTAGTGGGGGACCACACACATTGCACATGaaggcgtttccaccgccatttctcgcataattgattttaccgacacaaaaagatcccgcCATGTCGAATGAAGAAATGATCTGTCGGCATTTACATTTCTGTGACAAAACGTACTGTTTTCATGACAGCGGTCGTGATTTTTTTTTGTTAGTGCgatatgactttactcgcataaaaactgtggatggaaacatggttaaTGTAGACTGTACATTATTGTCCAGGCCTTTCCTGGATTAGAAcgcactttcaatggagattctccattgagcatgctAATTCTGGAAATCAACCCAAAGTTGAAATCAACCCAAAACCATACCTCCTTGAAAAGCCTCTCCGTCACTGGATCCATTGTTGTAGTAAGAGGAAAGAGTATGAACCAGACTCATCATCTCCTCCTGTAGCGAATTGACCTTGGGGTCTGGGTGCTCCAGGGCCTTGCCCCCCTCTGTTGCGGTCCCCCCACACAGACACCCCCACTGCTGTTCCAGGAGAACCTGGATCCTCTTCACGTGGAGGGCTGCCACAGGTTGCTCCATGCCACCTGGGGAGGCTTCTTTCTGCGGCATGTGCTCCATGGTTACTGCCAGGCCTGGTTCTCTATCAAAGCGATGGAGCACCATTTCTGAATTGTGTTGACCAGCTTGGACCTCAATCATGGAAGAGCTAGCTGAAATCCAAATGTGATGATCTCCAAGGCCCTCGATCTGAGTGCCAGAGTTTTGTCTATTTGTTCCGATGGCCACTGCATTGGTCGACAAAGATTCTCCTTCATTAAACATTTCTCGACTGGACGCACCATGCGCACCTGCTAAAGACCACCTAGAATAAGTATCGGTCTCTTCATCATCTTGGTCCACTGGGACTCTCTCCGCTCTCACCCAGCCCCCAGTGTTTCTGGTGAGCTGCTTCATCCTCAATTCCTTCCTCCGGCCCTCCTCCTGCTGTTCTCTCAGCAGCAAGGTGGCGTTCTGGAGGTCCAAGCTGCTCTCATGAAGCCTTTGCTCCAGCATGGCCACTTTGGCTTGCAGGGATGTCACTGTAAGAAGCTCGTCTAGGTCTGTGCTCGTCCTCCATTCGTGTGTCTGGTTAGAGTCGTCATCGCTGACATCGTTGTTGTGGGTGAAGAGATGACTTTCTTTCCTGGGTCTtttgaggtcagaggtcacataAGAGGGGTTTTTGGCCCCGTTGACCAGGGTTTGGGATCTGGGTCGGGGATTCAGTCCAAGACggaacctctccctctcctcctgcagGATGCAGATCTGTGCCTTGAGCTCCGGGATGACCCGGACCTCCTCCTCCAGCTCGCCAACGCGCCCCAGGGCTTCGGTGAGGCGCCGGAGGGTTCCAGAAAAGTCCTGGCTTGACCGAAAGTCGGATGAGCAGTCCAGGGAGTAGAAGCTGTCTTCTGTGGACATGTCCCTTCCTCCGAGACGGTCTCTGGAGCTTTGGAGACTGGCCGGGTTTTCAGTTGACTCGGAACCTTTCCTCAGCAGGACGGTGAGAGGCAGGCTGGAGGCCCGCAGGAGATTTGGCCTGATGTGCTCCCCCAAGGGCTGCTCATCAAAGGCTCGGATACTGGCCTCCATCTCAGCCACAGACTTATACCCTCCAGAGGAGGCTGACGACCTGCCATCATAAGCCCAGGAGCCATAGTGGGGGTCGGCTAGGCGAGACCTGGGGGCCAGAGCTCCAGTGGAGCCCCAGGGGGTAGGCCGATAGCCAAGCCCAGAGAGGTTG harbors:
- the LOC120056247 gene encoding KN motif and ankyrin repeat domain-containing protein 4-like, with protein sequence MDKQNGNGPKAPENRVKGKPPPYSVETPYGFHLDLDFLKYVDDIEKGHTIKRVPIQRRSKGQRPSTLPRHLNLSGLGYRPTPWGSTGALAPRSRLADPHYGSWAYDGRSSASSGGYKSVAEMEASIRAFDEQPLGEHIRPNLLRASSLPLTVLLRKGSESTENPASLQSSRDRLGGRDMSTEDSFYSLDCSSDFRSSQDFSGTLRRLTEALGRVGELEEEVRVIPELKAQICILQEERERFRLGLNPRPRSQTLVNGAKNPSYVTSDLKRPRKESHLFTHNNDVSDDDSNQTHEWRTSTDLDELLTVTSLQAKVAMLEQRLHESSLDLQNATLLLREQQEEGRRKELRMKQLTRNTGGWVRAERVPVDQDDEETDTYSRWSLAGAHGASSREMFNEGESLSTNAVAIGTNRQNSGTQIEGLGDHHIWISASSSMIEVQAGQHNSEMVLHRFDREPGLAVTMEHMPQKEASPGGMEQPVAALHVKRIQVLLEQQWGCLCGGTATEGGKALEHPDPKVNSLQEEMMSLVHTLSSYYNNGSSDGEAFQGAPKSIMKRNGGAQTSKNLHFAGVNSGFETTPNEDLDSKSHENVDISDLQRQPEGQLYPGEMVEKPAEHGGSNHGDQKEGDPSQEMMEGTNPMDQTTQYVQPDSHTDSGENLKAGQKQAKIDTHKDEPMEAEPDANRDSKHELKDRDTVDGEFIAACNFLKDHMDNMDNPSDEMVRMRRALVVLFRDWFRVAAEEDSLANTVSVYLREVRKATPSLLPFLANMADDNGNTVLHYSVSHANYPIVSLLLDTDVCEVDLQNKAGYTTVMLASLTAPDGSGDMEVVRRLMELGDVNARASQGGQTALMLAARHGRGLMVRLLLRCGADPNVQDRHGATALMCACERGHTHVARILLERAECDTSLTDQRGRTALFVAQQGSHVDITALIQAHHRHAGTSL